A window of the Polyangium spumosum genome harbors these coding sequences:
- a CDS encoding SpoIID/LytB domain-containing protein, with translation MVIGEEPTEAPERVFTSAGWLSLEREYVPRVVAGEHLHAHPEAKAALAIAARTYVLRAMRDRPALGRTTAIPSGEQFQVFARYSGEGCAEAAMRTRGIVLRYQGQMILANHVAGAYWKPDGSHGPDPTNTERWVTYNAGRRGRDVIPTRLSLRSHPGNRGCMGQHCAHWLAMQGYDYVTILRFFYGEDIEFHELSSGENTGLGQVLFGVLALAVFGIAMRR, from the coding sequence GTGGTGATCGGAGAGGAGCCGACCGAGGCGCCGGAGCGTGTTTTTACGTCCGCGGGATGGCTCTCGCTCGAGCGTGAATACGTGCCGCGGGTGGTCGCTGGCGAGCATCTGCACGCGCATCCGGAGGCGAAGGCGGCGCTCGCCATCGCGGCGCGGACGTATGTGCTCCGGGCGATGCGGGACCGGCCGGCACTGGGGCGCACGACGGCGATCCCGAGCGGGGAGCAGTTCCAGGTGTTCGCACGGTATTCCGGCGAGGGCTGTGCCGAGGCGGCGATGCGGACGCGGGGCATCGTGCTTCGCTACCAGGGGCAAATGATCCTCGCAAATCATGTCGCGGGGGCGTATTGGAAGCCGGATGGGTCGCACGGTCCCGATCCGACCAATACTGAGCGATGGGTGACCTACAACGCCGGGCGGCGGGGGCGTGACGTCATTCCGACCCGTCTTTCGCTGCGTTCGCACCCTGGGAATCGCGGCTGCATGGGGCAGCATTGTGCGCACTGGCTGGCCATGCAGGGATACGATTACGTCACGATCCTCCGGTTCTTTTACGGGGAGGACATCGAGTTTCACGAGCTCTCCAGCGGAGAGAACACGGGCCTCGGGCAAGTGCTGTTCGGCGTGCTGGCGCTGGCAGTTTTCGGAATCGCCATGCGGAGGTAG